The sequence TTGTTGATCAGCTTTTCGCCAGTCGTCAGGACCGGTGTGTAATAATCGAGCTTATCGGAATAATCCTTCAAGTACTGCATGTTGAGTTCCATGCCCCGCATCTCGGCTTCGACTCCTGTCCAGCCGTAATACACCCAGGCCAGATCCACATCCCGCCGGATTGCCGTGAAAAAGTCGGAAGACCCCATGTTGATGAAATTCACTTTGCTGACGTCGCCGCCATCCTGCTCCATGAGTGATTTGACGACAGCCTGTTCAACAGGTGCGCCCCAGCCGCCATAGTTTTTGCCTTCGAAGTCTTTCGGGGATTCAATTCCTTCTTCTTTCAGGGAAGCGAAGCCCGATGTGTTGTGCTGGATAAGCGCGGCGATCGAGACGATCGGGATATCCGCTGCGCGCGCCTCGGTCAGCGCTTCCTGTGCACCTATTCCGAATTCTGCTTTTCCTGATGCGACGAGCTGGTCAGCTCCCGCCTCGCCCGGCATGATGATTTCCACGTTCAGCCCTTCATCCTTGAAATAGCCTTTTTCCTGAGCAACATAGATTCCCGTGTGGTTCGTGTTCGGCGTCCAATCGAGCGCAAAGCGGACATTTTTCACGGAGTCCTTACTACTGCCTGTATCCTCGGCGTTTTCACCGCCGCCTCCGCTTCCGCATGCGCCGAGCAGAAGCATGGCGGGAAGCAGGATGCCTGTCAATCGTTTCAATCCGTTTCCCTCCTGTTGGTTCACACTGCAACAAGAAAACGCGCACTCCCATACAGCAGGAGTGCGCGTCACATAATCATTATGCAATGAATATGTTCCCTCCGCTGGCGTTACCCAGATCAGGTTCAAAGGGTCTGCAGAATCTGCATCTCAACCGGTTGTCCGGTACCCCTACATATTGTCAGTGATGAAATTAGTCTATCCAACTACTACTTTGCCATACTTTCGGTGAACCTGCAACTCGGTTCTTCGGGCGGTTTTTCCTTTTCCCATTGAATTCAGTCATGATATACTGAGGAGTAAGGAAATTACAACTGATTCTGCAAACAGAAAGCGAGTGGTCACAATGGGCCGTAAGTGGAACAACATCAAAGAAAAGAAGGCGTCAAAAGATGCGAATACCAGCCGGATTTACGCAAAATTCGGCCGTGAAATATATGTAGCAGCGAAACAGGGGGAACCGGATCCGGAATCGAACCAGGCGCTGAAGATCGTTCTGGAGCGTGCGAAGACGTACAGCGTTCCGAAAACGATCATCGAGCGGGCAATTGAGAAAGCAAAAGGCGGAGGCGACGAGAATTACGACGAACTCCGCTATGAAGGCTTCGGACCGAACGGCTCCATGGTCATTGTCGATGCACTGACAAACAACGTTAACCGGACAGCCTCCGAAGTGCGTGCAGCGTTCGGCAAAAACGGCGGCAACATGGGAGTCAGCGGCTCGGTCGCATATATGTTCGACCATACGGCGGTATTCGGTGTCGAAGGCAAAACAGCGGATGACGTACTGGAGCTGATGATGGAGCATGACGTCGACGTCAATGATATTTCGGAAGAGGACGGACAAGTGCTCGTCTACGCGGACCCATCCGCATTCCACGATGTGCAGGAAGCGTTCAAAGCAGAGGGCATCACTGAGTTCACCGTCGCAGAACTGATGATGATCGCGCAGAATGATGTCCAGCTGGATCCGGAAGCTGCCGAGCAGTTTGAAAAGATGATCGATGCCATCGAAGATCTGGAAGATGTGCAGCAGGTCTACCATAACGTCGATCTCGAAAACGAGTAATGACTGGCCGTTCCGGGGAACCGGAGCGGCTTTTTTCCGTCTGTATAAGGCCGCCTCCGTTTCTTGACTTGCAATAGGGGGTAGGCTAAACTTGTGACAGGTACGGACAGTGATTGAACACGCGCCCCTGTGCTGTTTTGCTGTCCCGGAATGGAGGAGCCTCATGGAAAAAACGGATTTTCTGCCCGTCATACTCGGGTCTGATGACAACGCATACGGCATGGCACGCGCTTTCCATGAACAGTATGGGATTGTCAGCATCGTGGCGACGAAAGGCGAACTGCTGTCAACGATGCACAGTAAGATCGTCGACAAACGGATCTTTGCGGACTTCGACGAGCCTGCTGTGTTCGTCAAGAGCCTGCTGCAGCTGAAAGATGACCTGCTGGAACGCACGGAAAAACTTCTATTGATAGCAAGTAACGAAAACTACGTCGAGCTTGCGGTCCGCAGCCGCAGCGAGCTGGAACCTTATTACATATTGCCGTTTGTGGATGAACAGATGATGGATGATATCATCTTCAAAGAGAACTTCTACGATATGGCTGAGAAATACAACCTGGATTACCCGGACACGGTCATGTTTGAAAAGGGCATGGATCCCCACGCACCTCTTCCATTCGACTTTCCGGTTGTCGTCAAGCCTTCGGACAGCATGCGTTATTTCATCGCGCAGTTCGAAGGGAAAAAAAAGGCGTACGTCCTCCATACGAAAGAGGAGTATGTCGATGCGATTGAGAAGATCTACGGCTCGTCTTACGATGGGAAACTGATTATCCAGGATTACATTCCCGGCGATGATACGGTCATGCGCGTGCTGAATGCGTATTGCGACCGCAACGGCAAAGTGCGGATGATGTGCCTTGGACATGTGATCTTGGAAGACTACACGCCGGTTTTGATCGGCAACTACGTCGGCATCGTCGGCGAGGAGAACCAGGCATTGTACGACCAGTACAAAACGTTCCTTGAAGCGATCGGGTTCACCGGCTATGCGAATATCGACTTGAAGTACGACCGCCGGGACGGCAAATATAAAATCTTCGAACTTAACATCCGTCAGGGACGCAGCAGTTTCTTCGTCACAGCGAACGGCTACAACATGGCGAAGTATTTGGTGGAAGACCGTGTCTATCATCGGGACAACCCCGTGGAATACGGCCGCAACGAAGTTCTCTGGCATGCGGTGCCGCTTAAACTGCTCGTCAAGTACACGATGGATGATCAGCTCAAAAGTCAGGTGAAACGGCTTATCCGCGAAGGGAAGACGGCGTCCACACTGTATTACGAGCAGGACAAGAACCTGATGCGCACGCTGAAACTCCGCAACTATTACCGCAGCTACTACAAGCGGTTCGATCAGTATTTTAAACACAAAGACTAACGGCAATTGTACAGCCGCATCTGTCCTCGGCAGGTGTACTGCAGCTAAGGAGTGTCAATTCAGTGCCAATTTTGGATAAAAACAATGCGGCCGATGTCGGACGCTACAATGCGTTCATCCGGTCCTCTCCTCATCGGGCTTTGACACAGGACCTGAACTGGTCGCACGTTAAAGACGATTGGGGCAATGAACAAGTATATCTGGAAGAAGAGGGTGAGATTGTCGCGGCAATGTCCCTGCTCATCAAGCGCGTACCGGGCGGTTATTCGCTGCTCTATGCACCGCGCGGACCTGTCTGTGATGTTTACGATGAAAAGAAAGTGGCCGCGCTCATCAAAGAAGCTGAGCCGCTGGCGAAAAAGCACAAAGCGTTCGCTTTGAAAATGGATCCCGAAGCGGCATACGATGACCGGCTTGACCGGATCTACCGGGATGCCGGCTACACCGTGCACAACTCGGAAGCTGGAAAGGATGATCTCATCCAGCCGCGCATGAACATGATCGTCCAGCTCGACGGGAAGGACGAGGAGACACTGATGGCGGGCTTCCGGAAAAAAACACGCAACCTGATCCGCAGTGCTGCGAAAAAAGGGGTCGAGACATCCTGGGCACGGACCGATGATTATCTCACTGCGTTCTACGACATTTACAAGACGATGGCGGAGCGGAACCATATCACGACACGGTCGTATGAATACTTCGTCAAGCTCCGCGATAACTTCGAAGGTCTCCGCGTCTATTTGATGACGCACGAAGGGGACAAGTTGGCCGGCGCTGTCACCATCAATTATAACGGTAAAATGTATTATCTTTATGCCGGCAGCACGAACGTCAAACGCAACATGAACCCGAATCATCTTATGAACTTCGAGATGATGAAGTGGGGACTCGATGAAGGAGCGGTTTCATACGATTTAGGCGGTATTTTCAGCACGGATTCGGAAAAGGACGGCCTCTACTCATTCAAGAAGAGTTTCTTCAATGATGAAGAGGAAAGTGTGACAACATATATCGGCGAAATCGATCACGTCTACAAGCCGTTCCTGTACAGCATGTTCGTGAAAGTCGTGCCGAAGGTGCAGCAGCTGAAGAAAAAACTGAAACGCAATTGAACAGGGGCTGCTCCGGCAGCTCTTTTTCAATTGCCGGCCCCTGCTGGCGGAACTTAACGGATATCCGTTCGTTCCTATAAGAAGAGCATTCATCAAATATGAAAAATCCGTACAGAAAGTTAGATGACATATGAAAACATTAGGAATCATCGGCGGTGTCGGTCCGCTGGCTACGATGTATTACGGCAATATGGTTGTCAGGCTGACCGATGCAAAGACCGATCAGGAACACATCAACATGATCATCCTGAATGACACCGCAATTCCCGATCGTACGGCGTTCATTCTGGACGATACGAAGGAGGACCCTGTGCCCCGGCTCGTGGAAGACGCGAAGAAGCTCGAGGCGCTCGGCGCTGATGTCATTGCAATTCCCTGCAATACGGCCCATACATTCTACAGAGATATCCAGCAGGCCATCGGCATTCCGCTTATCCATATGGTGAGGGAGACGGCGGATCGGGCGGCGGCGGAAGGGGCGGTGCGTGTCGGGATCCTGGCGACGACAGGTACGATC comes from Sporosarcina trichiuri and encodes:
- a CDS encoding ABC transporter substrate-binding protein, with protein sequence MKRLTGILLPAMLLLGACGSGGGGENAEDTGSSKDSVKNVRFALDWTPNTNHTGIYVAQEKGYFKDEGLNVEIIMPGEAGADQLVASGKAEFGIGAQEALTEARAADIPIVSIAALIQHNTSGFASLKEEGIESPKDFEGKNYGGWGAPVEQAVVKSLMEQDGGDVSKVNFINMGSSDFFTAIRRDVDLAWVYYGWTGVEAEMRGMELNMQYLKDYSDKLDYYTPVLTTGEKLINKDPDTVRAFTAATVKGYEFAIENPEEAAEILANAVPDLDPELVKKSQQWLSPKYQDDAPRFGEQKLETWTNYADWMKENGLLDGEFIPEDAFTNDFLPN
- a CDS encoding YebC/PmpR family DNA-binding transcriptional regulator; the protein is MGRKWNNIKEKKASKDANTSRIYAKFGREIYVAAKQGEPDPESNQALKIVLERAKTYSVPKTIIERAIEKAKGGGDENYDELRYEGFGPNGSMVIVDALTNNVNRTASEVRAAFGKNGGNMGVSGSVAYMFDHTAVFGVEGKTADDVLELMMEHDVDVNDISEEDGQVLVYADPSAFHDVQEAFKAEGITEFTVAELMMIAQNDVQLDPEAAEQFEKMIDAIEDLEDVQQVYHNVDLENE
- a CDS encoding lipid II:glycine glycyltransferase FemX, which encodes MPILDKNNAADVGRYNAFIRSSPHRALTQDLNWSHVKDDWGNEQVYLEEEGEIVAAMSLLIKRVPGGYSLLYAPRGPVCDVYDEKKVAALIKEAEPLAKKHKAFALKMDPEAAYDDRLDRIYRDAGYTVHNSEAGKDDLIQPRMNMIVQLDGKDEETLMAGFRKKTRNLIRSAAKKGVETSWARTDDYLTAFYDIYKTMAERNHITTRSYEYFVKLRDNFEGLRVYLMTHEGDKLAGAVTINYNGKMYYLYAGSTNVKRNMNPNHLMNFEMMKWGLDEGAVSYDLGGIFSTDSEKDGLYSFKKSFFNDEEESVTTYIGEIDHVYKPFLYSMFVKVVPKVQQLKKKLKRN
- a CDS encoding aspartate/glutamate racemase family protein, with translation MKTLGIIGGVGPLATMYYGNMVVRLTDAKTDQEHINMIILNDTAIPDRTAFILDDTKEDPVPRLVEDAKKLEALGADVIAIPCNTAHTFYRDIQQAIGIPLIHMVRETADRAAAEGAVRVGILATTGTIRAGVYQDACRQAGLTPVVPDDSTQQLVMRVIYDQVKAGQPADEAVWNEITAAMEAQQCDRIILGCTELSIVKEELALGSRFIDALRVLSETTVIRCGAPLRNR